From a region of the Ardenticatena maritima genome:
- a CDS encoding MFS transporter, whose translation MGSHRPTNSGALPPNSQRVKRPHDGIVLHVPLTNFLSPICLFASLYYDCAYFHKRERKASPMKRKKELLIIFAIIFVNLIGFGIIIPLLPLYAVEFGATEWQVGLLFASYSVAQLIATPVLGALSDRYGRRPILLLSLLGTVISFVMMALANSLAMLFLARIVDGISGGNIPTARAYISDITTREERAGAYGLIGAAFGLGFILGPVLAGLLANFGLAAPAWGAALLAAIALVMTFFGLPESHTERGPMRIQFPWHDIPELLRRPVLGKWLVIDLVYWAAAAVYQTTFALFAAQRFGFGVKEVGYVLGIVGTIGALVQGGAVRIIARRIGERRTLAYGLLLGAISLAAAAFTYHPIIFVAILVPAAVGQAMAQPALIALLSQSADPREQGRVQGASSALESLGRIIGPVWGNSALGWFGGWAAYFSAAVVLFIVGLFVLVRMPATEGAPLPASSRPS comes from the coding sequence ATGGGAAGCCACCGCCCAACAAACAGTGGCGCTCTACCGCCAAACAGCCAACGGGTGAAACGCCCCCATGACGGCATCGTTTTGCATGTTCCACTCACCAATTTCCTCTCCCCAATTTGCCTTTTCGCCTCTCTTTACTACGATTGCGCCTACTTTCACAAGCGGGAGAGGAAAGCCAGCCCTATGAAACGCAAAAAAGAACTGCTGATTATTTTTGCCATCATCTTTGTCAACCTGATTGGCTTTGGCATCATCATTCCCCTCTTGCCACTCTACGCCGTCGAATTTGGCGCTACCGAGTGGCAAGTGGGCTTACTTTTCGCCTCCTACTCCGTGGCACAATTGATTGCCACACCTGTTTTGGGCGCACTCTCCGACCGATATGGTCGCCGCCCCATTTTGCTCCTGAGCCTGTTGGGCACTGTCATCTCGTTCGTGATGATGGCGCTGGCCAACTCGCTCGCCATGCTCTTCCTCGCGCGCATCGTGGACGGCATTTCGGGGGGGAACATTCCCACAGCACGCGCCTACATCAGCGACATCACCACGCGGGAAGAACGCGCCGGTGCCTACGGCCTGATTGGCGCCGCCTTTGGGTTGGGGTTCATTTTGGGGCCGGTGCTGGCCGGTCTGCTTGCCAACTTTGGGCTTGCCGCTCCAGCCTGGGGTGCGGCGCTTCTGGCGGCGATTGCCCTTGTGATGACTTTCTTCGGCTTGCCGGAAAGCCACACCGAACGCGGTCCTATGCGCATCCAGTTTCCCTGGCACGATATTCCCGAACTGCTGCGCCGTCCGGTGCTTGGGAAATGGCTGGTCATTGACCTGGTTTATTGGGCTGCCGCCGCCGTGTATCAGACCACATTTGCGCTCTTTGCCGCTCAACGCTTCGGCTTTGGCGTGAAAGAAGTCGGCTATGTGCTTGGCATTGTGGGCACGATTGGCGCGCTGGTGCAAGGCGGCGCTGTACGCATCATTGCGCGCCGCATCGGTGAACGCCGCACGCTGGCGTACGGCTTGCTCTTGGGGGCCATTTCCCTGGCGGCAGCCGCCTTCACCTACCACCCCATCATCTTCGTCGCCATTCTTGTCCCTGCAGCCGTGGGGCAAGCCATGGCGCAACCGGCACTCATCGCGCTGCTCAGCCAATCCGCCGACCCCCGCGAGCAAGGGCGCGTGCAAGGCGCCAGCAGCGCTCTGGAAAGTTTGGGGCGCATTATCGGCCCTGTTTGGGGCAATAGCGCGCTGGGCTGGTTTGGCGGCTGGGCGGCTTACTTTTCCGCGGCTGTTGTGCTGTTCATCGTGGGGCTTTTTGTCCTGGTTCGCATGCCCGCCACAGAAGGCGCGCCCCTGCCGGCTTCTTCCCGTCCGTCTTGA
- a CDS encoding GDP-mannose 4,6-dehydratase, with protein sequence MQSPTRFLITGGAGFIGSHLAEALLEQGHVVAVVDDLSTGRLENIAHLLPHERFHFARASITDAIVMDRLASQSDVIVHLAAAVGVKLIVEHPVHTIETNIMGTEAVLKSALRYGCRTLIASTSEVYGKGSKVPFAEEDDVLLGPTSRSRWAYAASKMVDEFLGLAYQREFGLPVVIMRFFNTVGPRQTGRYGMVIPRFVRQALRGEPITVYGDGEQSRCFCDVSDVVQAIIGLAFHPDAPGRVYNIGSTEETTINALAQRVRALAESQSPIVHIPYEQAYAEGFEDMQRRVPDITRIHTLLGWSPKLGLDDILRRVIAYERERLHA encoded by the coding sequence ATGCAAAGCCCAACACGTTTTTTGATTACCGGCGGTGCAGGGTTTATCGGTTCGCATTTGGCCGAAGCTTTGCTTGAGCAAGGACATGTTGTTGCGGTTGTGGATGACCTTTCCACAGGACGTTTGGAAAACATTGCCCACTTGTTGCCGCATGAGCGGTTTCATTTTGCGCGTGCCAGCATTACCGACGCGATTGTCATGGACCGTCTGGCGTCGCAGTCGGATGTGATTGTGCATTTGGCGGCGGCGGTGGGGGTCAAATTGATTGTTGAACACCCCGTGCACACCATTGAGACCAACATTATGGGAACGGAGGCGGTGCTCAAATCGGCGTTGCGCTATGGGTGTCGTACCCTTATCGCCAGCACGTCCGAAGTGTATGGGAAGGGGAGCAAAGTCCCCTTTGCCGAAGAAGATGATGTGCTTTTGGGACCTACAAGCCGTAGCCGCTGGGCGTATGCCGCCAGCAAGATGGTGGATGAATTTTTGGGGCTTGCCTACCAGCGTGAATTTGGGTTGCCTGTGGTGATTATGCGCTTTTTCAACACCGTAGGCCCGCGCCAAACGGGACGCTATGGCATGGTGATTCCGCGGTTTGTGCGCCAGGCGTTGCGTGGTGAGCCTATCACCGTCTATGGCGACGGGGAGCAGAGCCGTTGTTTTTGTGATGTGAGTGATGTCGTGCAGGCGATTATTGGGTTAGCCTTTCATCCCGATGCGCCGGGGCGTGTGTACAACATTGGGTCCACCGAGGAGACGACAATCAATGCATTAGCGCAGCGTGTGCGCGCCTTGGCGGAAAGCCAATCGCCGATTGTGCATATCCCCTACGAGCAGGCGTATGCCGAGGGGTTTGAAGATATGCAGCGGCGTGTACCTGATATCACACGCATTCACACGCTTTTGGGCTGGTCGCCCAAGTTGGGCTTGGACGATATTTTGCGGCGGGTGATTGCATACGAGCGCGAGCGGCTTCACGCATGA
- a CDS encoding glycosyltransferase family 4 protein, which translates to MTRRILFVDHAAGLGGAERSLLLLLRTLDQTRIKPHLATVEGDLAAEARHLGVPVHIVPLPRLRNPLRFFLDWHIGSWGLVHVARAIEADALYANTVRAAMFAAPASRIARRPFIWHMRDFWLSESRPRFTWADTLIKRALCATARLVIANSHATAAYLPCANTAQVVYNGLAADAFAQDPAWRETFRRQHHIPPNAPLVGMVGRLRPWKGAHRFVEIAAHVHAHRPDVHFVIVGGTPLTRDMEYPRFVRARVAEHGLTRFIHFTGHLTDVRPALAAMDIFVHPGDPEPFGMVVLEAMAAGKPVVAFAHGALPELVEHEQTGILVPPTESSAAANAILALLEQPERAHALGVAGRERARNTFSIETTATRIATLLEEATGAHR; encoded by the coding sequence ATGACCCGACGCATTTTGTTTGTTGACCACGCCGCCGGACTTGGTGGAGCCGAACGCAGTCTGTTGCTGCTGTTGCGCACACTCGACCAGACGCGCATCAAACCGCACCTGGCAACGGTCGAAGGCGACCTGGCGGCAGAAGCCCGCCACCTTGGCGTTCCTGTGCACATTGTCCCGTTGCCGCGCCTGCGCAACCCCTTGCGCTTTTTTCTCGATTGGCACATCGGCTCGTGGGGGCTGGTACACGTCGCGCGCGCCATCGAAGCAGACGCCCTCTACGCCAACACAGTACGCGCCGCCATGTTCGCCGCGCCCGCCAGCCGCATCGCTCGCCGTCCCTTCATCTGGCACATGCGCGATTTCTGGCTCAGCGAATCACGCCCACGCTTCACATGGGCTGACACCCTCATCAAGCGCGCGCTCTGCGCCACTGCTCGGCTGGTTATAGCCAACTCACACGCCACCGCCGCGTATCTCCCTTGCGCCAACACCGCCCAGGTGGTGTACAACGGGCTCGCGGCTGACGCCTTCGCGCAAGACCCCGCCTGGCGCGAGACCTTCCGCCGCCAGCACCACATCCCGCCCAATGCGCCCCTTGTGGGCATGGTCGGGCGCTTGCGTCCCTGGAAGGGGGCACACCGCTTTGTGGAAATCGCCGCCCACGTCCACGCGCACCGCCCCGACGTTCACTTTGTCATCGTAGGCGGCACACCGCTCACACGCGATATGGAATACCCGCGCTTCGTGCGTGCGCGCGTCGCCGAACACGGCCTGACGCGCTTCATCCACTTCACCGGCCACCTGACAGACGTTCGCCCAGCCCTCGCCGCCATGGACATCTTCGTCCACCCCGGCGACCCCGAACCGTTCGGCATGGTCGTGCTCGAAGCCATGGCGGCTGGTAAACCCGTTGTTGCTTTTGCACACGGCGCACTGCCCGAACTGGTTGAACACGAACAGACCGGCATCCTTGTGCCCCCTACCGAAAGCAGCGCCGCGGCAAACGCCATTCTCGCGCTGCTGGAACAGCCCGAACGAGCGCACGCATTGGGCGTTGCAGGGCGTGAACGCGCCCGAAACACCTTCTCCATCGAAACCACTGCGACGCGCATTGCCACCCTGCTGGAAGAGGCGACAGGAGCGCACCGGTGA
- a CDS encoding MogA/MoaB family molybdenum cofactor biosynthesis protein — translation MSTGTIRVGILTVSDRTARGEYEDRSGPVIAELIETELAGAVVAERAVVPDDVEAIQRVLRHWADDVRLDLILTTGGTGFAPRDRTPEATRPLLDREAPGLVVAMLVASLQVTPHAMLSRPAAGMRGQTLIINLPGSPKAVRENLQTILPALPHGLELLREAPGASERHDHRR, via the coding sequence ATGAGCACAGGCACAATTCGCGTTGGGATTTTGACCGTGAGCGACCGCACAGCACGCGGCGAATACGAAGACCGCAGTGGTCCCGTGATTGCTGAACTCATCGAGACCGAATTGGCGGGGGCGGTGGTTGCCGAGCGTGCCGTGGTTCCTGATGACGTGGAGGCGATTCAGCGGGTTTTGCGCCATTGGGCGGACGATGTGCGCCTCGACCTTATCCTCACCACGGGGGGCACAGGCTTCGCCCCGCGCGACCGCACCCCCGAAGCCACCCGCCCACTGCTTGATCGTGAAGCGCCGGGGCTGGTGGTGGCGATGCTCGTTGCCAGTTTGCAGGTGACGCCCCATGCCATGCTGAGCCGCCCGGCGGCGGGCATGCGTGGGCAAACGCTCATCATCAACTTGCCGGGAAGCCCCAAAGCCGTGCGTGAAAATCTGCAAACAATTTTGCCTGCCTTGCCGCATGGGCTGGAATTGTTGCGTGAAGCGCCGGGCGCGTCCGAACGTCACGACCATCGGCGGTAG
- a CDS encoding tetratricopeptide repeat protein, translating to MTLVASLAGLLLTVPHARENLLLVRALKEGVPTPLPDDAPAALHLLAANTAFNAGEWDSAAYHWELARHDARAAFPAQKGLCRVALRRLDRPAAERYCAGNAMQPFLLVMEAQALWRDQQREAAILAAEVATQRDPQNGEAWSVLAGYLLAEERYAEAFVANERALALSPDAPWLYERQARILMGLERWDEAAALLDDAVRQFPDTAGLYFLAAEVARKQGDTAAAEQWYTRIVERWPDDWRAWNMLGVLARERGEWETALEHFRRAVEKGSDSPWVWYSYAQAAMQAERPAEAEQALDDLWAFDPPPNLQLNMARLYWQLGAAAKAEQTLDRIAPLDIPVDWQLGVARLYRDMGLIEKARRAYERVLDADPQHEAARKELDALQQSP from the coding sequence ATGACGCTTGTTGCAAGTCTGGCGGGTTTGCTTTTGACAGTGCCACACGCGCGCGAAAACCTGTTGTTGGTGCGTGCTTTGAAAGAAGGCGTGCCCACCCCATTGCCTGATGATGCGCCTGCGGCGTTGCACCTGTTGGCAGCCAATACCGCCTTCAATGCAGGCGAGTGGGATAGCGCCGCATACCATTGGGAACTGGCGCGCCATGATGCGCGTGCGGCGTTTCCCGCCCAAAAGGGGCTTTGCCGTGTAGCGTTGCGCCGTCTCGACCGGCCGGCGGCGGAACGCTATTGTGCGGGCAATGCCATGCAGCCATTTTTGCTTGTGATGGAGGCGCAAGCATTATGGCGGGATCAACAGCGCGAGGCGGCGATTTTAGCGGCCGAAGTGGCGACGCAGCGTGATCCGCAGAATGGCGAGGCGTGGAGTGTGCTGGCGGGGTATCTCCTCGCTGAGGAACGGTATGCGGAAGCCTTCGTAGCGAATGAGCGCGCCCTTGCCTTGAGTCCGGATGCGCCGTGGCTCTATGAGCGGCAGGCGCGTATCCTTATGGGATTGGAACGCTGGGATGAGGCGGCCGCATTGTTGGATGATGCTGTGAGGCAATTTCCGGATACGGCTGGTTTGTATTTCCTTGCGGCTGAGGTAGCGCGCAAGCAGGGGGATACCGCCGCAGCGGAGCAATGGTACACGCGTATCGTTGAGCGTTGGCCTGATGATTGGCGCGCCTGGAATATGCTGGGGGTTCTGGCACGCGAACGCGGCGAATGGGAAACGGCACTGGAGCATTTTCGCCGCGCGGTTGAAAAAGGCTCGGATTCGCCGTGGGTATGGTATAGTTATGCACAAGCAGCCATGCAAGCCGAACGTCCCGCCGAAGCCGAGCAAGCGTTGGATGACTTGTGGGCGTTCGACCCACCGCCCAATTTGCAATTGAACATGGCGCGACTCTACTGGCAGCTTGGCGCTGCGGCAAAAGCGGAACAAACGCTTGACCGTATCGCGCCGCTGGATATTCCTGTGGATTGGCAACTTGGCGTTGCCCGCTTGTATCGCGATATGGGGCTGATAGAGAAAGCACGCCGCGCCTATGAACGGGTGTTAGACGCAGACCCGCAACACGAAGCGGCGCGCAAAGAACTGGATGCCTTGCAGCAATCTCCCTAA
- a CDS encoding LuxR C-terminal-related transcriptional regulator encodes MTEREPTTLLLATKWRIPPTRETLVVRTRLLDALDAAVQNAITLVSAPAGYGKTTLLAHWARERRQPVAWFTIDETDNEPVRFWAYVVQALRTHWPAVAQVAHWLEAPQPFDEHAFVMNVLNVLLDLGEPVILVLDDYHLIHHAGIHRALTFWLEHQPPNVHVVFATRSDPPLPLARWRVRNRISELRAADLRFTIEEAGAFLNEIMGLHLADDVVATLEARTDGWAAALHLAALSLQETGDVQRLLNSFEGDHHYIVDYLAQEVLVQQPETVRTFLLFTAPLDTFNADLCNAVLQREDSRALLDELEQRNLFIEPLDARREWYRYHPLMQTFLRAMLKREHPEGVRLVHRRAAHRYAARDMVREAVHHALAAEEWPLAVSLLQHAGPVMLLKGEWHTVRTWLERLPDAWRRREPHMAMLFAWTMLDPTHRHLLDEQIALAEQVLSQAEGLPPDERRLLEGQLEALHAYAALTDGKPDLAVEHAEAALDLLPHDETLLRGLLSLMLTYAYRLQGENDAANEALARIERLSQRAEGTPIRLMRAALHLMQGHLRLAAEQFRFLLNQEESPFYRSVAAFGLVQLLYQWNRLDEAEALIQQTLAMVGDEMPVLVMGLHAMSAFIWQARGRAEEASQQMEIVRQHVARLPLLSAQRDLQALDALLALRQGRLEEARAWAARQPNGRQSEHLPAMHELTMLVLVRVYLADRQPDKALEMLERAMPFSPGLAGRHRIELRLLRAMALYQKGTLTAALDVLEEALRLAAPEAYVRLFLDEGELMRQMLLAFRRHKPDSDAWAFAADLLDMMQGEHMPASAMVLEEPLTEREIEVVRLLAAGLTAPQIAEQLTVAPSTVRTHIKSIYRKLNVHNKVEAVEAARQLGLT; translated from the coding sequence ATGACCGAGCGAGAACCGACCACCCTGTTATTGGCAACCAAATGGCGCATTCCCCCCACGCGGGAAACACTGGTTGTGCGCACGCGCCTGCTCGATGCACTCGACGCCGCTGTGCAGAATGCCATCACGCTGGTTTCGGCGCCCGCTGGGTATGGCAAAACCACCTTGCTCGCCCATTGGGCGCGTGAACGCCGCCAACCCGTCGCCTGGTTCACCATTGACGAAACCGACAACGAGCCGGTGCGGTTTTGGGCGTATGTAGTGCAAGCGTTGCGCACCCATTGGCCTGCTGTGGCACAGGTGGCGCATTGGCTGGAAGCCCCCCAACCGTTCGACGAGCACGCCTTCGTGATGAATGTGCTCAATGTCCTGCTCGACCTCGGCGAACCCGTCATCCTGGTGCTTGACGATTACCACCTTATCCACCATGCGGGTATTCATCGCGCGCTCACCTTCTGGCTGGAACACCAGCCGCCCAACGTGCATGTCGTGTTCGCCACGCGCAGCGACCCCCCATTGCCGTTGGCGCGCTGGCGCGTGCGCAACCGTATCAGCGAATTGCGCGCCGCCGATTTGCGCTTCACCATCGAAGAAGCCGGCGCGTTTCTCAACGAAATCATGGGGTTGCACCTGGCGGATGACGTGGTGGCGACGCTGGAAGCCCGCACCGATGGCTGGGCGGCAGCGTTGCACCTGGCGGCGCTTTCGTTGCAAGAAACAGGCGACGTCCAGCGCCTGCTCAATTCGTTTGAAGGCGACCATCATTACATTGTTGACTATCTCGCGCAGGAAGTGTTGGTGCAACAACCGGAAACGGTGCGCACCTTCTTGCTCTTCACCGCCCCACTCGACACGTTCAACGCTGATTTGTGCAACGCCGTGCTTCAGCGTGAGGATAGCCGCGCACTGCTGGATGAACTCGAACAGCGCAACCTGTTCATCGAACCGCTCGACGCCCGCCGCGAGTGGTATCGCTACCACCCACTGATGCAAACCTTCTTGCGCGCCATGCTGAAACGCGAACACCCTGAGGGTGTGCGCCTGGTACACCGCCGCGCTGCGCACCGGTATGCCGCGCGCGACATGGTGCGCGAAGCGGTTCACCATGCGCTTGCCGCCGAAGAATGGCCCCTGGCGGTTTCACTCTTACAGCACGCCGGGCCGGTCATGTTGCTCAAAGGGGAATGGCACACCGTGCGCACCTGGCTGGAACGCTTGCCCGACGCCTGGCGGCGGCGCGAACCGCACATGGCGATGCTCTTTGCGTGGACCATGCTCGACCCCACACACCGCCACCTGCTTGATGAACAGATTGCCCTTGCCGAACAGGTGCTTTCACAAGCCGAAGGGCTTCCCCCTGATGAACGCCGCTTGCTCGAAGGGCAACTGGAAGCCCTGCACGCATACGCCGCCCTGACCGACGGCAAGCCTGACCTGGCGGTGGAGCATGCCGAAGCCGCGCTGGATTTGTTGCCGCATGATGAAACCTTATTGCGGGGGCTGCTTTCGCTCATGCTGACCTACGCCTACCGCCTGCAAGGTGAAAACGACGCCGCCAATGAAGCCCTGGCGCGAATTGAAAGGCTCTCACAGCGCGCCGAAGGGACGCCCATTCGCCTCATGCGGGCGGCGTTGCACCTGATGCAGGGACATTTGCGCCTTGCCGCCGAGCAGTTTCGCTTTCTGCTCAACCAGGAAGAAAGCCCTTTCTATCGGAGCGTGGCGGCGTTTGGTTTGGTGCAATTGCTCTACCAGTGGAACCGTCTCGACGAAGCCGAGGCGCTCATCCAGCAGACATTGGCGATGGTGGGCGACGAGATGCCCGTGCTTGTCATGGGCTTGCACGCCATGAGCGCCTTCATCTGGCAGGCGCGCGGGCGAGCGGAAGAAGCGTCGCAGCAGATGGAGATTGTGCGTCAACATGTGGCGCGGTTGCCCCTGCTCTCCGCCCAGCGTGATTTGCAGGCGCTGGATGCGCTTCTGGCGTTGCGCCAGGGGCGTTTGGAAGAGGCGCGCGCCTGGGCGGCACGCCAGCCCAACGGGCGACAGAGTGAGCATTTGCCCGCCATGCACGAACTCACCATGCTGGTGCTCGTGCGCGTCTATCTTGCCGACCGTCAGCCGGACAAAGCGTTGGAGATGTTGGAACGCGCCATGCCGTTTTCGCCTGGGCTGGCGGGGCGGCACCGTATTGAACTGCGTCTGTTGCGTGCGATGGCGCTCTACCAGAAAGGCACTTTGACGGCGGCGCTGGATGTGCTGGAAGAAGCCTTGCGCCTGGCTGCTCCCGAAGCATACGTGCGCCTCTTTTTGGATGAAGGCGAACTGATGCGGCAAATGTTGCTGGCGTTTCGCCGCCACAAACCCGACAGCGATGCTTGGGCGTTTGCGGCGGACCTGCTGGACATGATGCAGGGCGAACACATGCCGGCGTCTGCAATGGTGTTGGAAGAACCATTGACCGAGCGCGAAATCGAAGTGGTGCGCTTGCTCGCCGCCGGTTTGACAGCCCCCCAGATTGCTGAGCAACTGACCGTTGCCCCAAGCACTGTACGCACGCATATCAAGAGCATTTACCGCAAACTCAACGTGCATAACAAAGTCGAAGCCGTGGAAGCGGCACGCCAACTTGGGTTGACATAA
- a CDS encoding glycosyltransferase family 4 protein, protein MKHHYVLDARTATNHFPGIGRYVAHLAHALDRLLTPDEEMTVLYRPNAPARQPVCPHAWQRTTCLPINTSPFTPPQQWQIPSLLHHLRATLYHSPYYLMPYRPQRPTLLTVYDVIPLRYPYYVSWRARLLFRLMKRLAIRTADAIIAISHATARDMQTFFNVDPTRMHVIPLAADRHFRPLPPEKQAEARTRMGLPARYVLYVGSNKPHKNLTRLVRAWATLRPPDTTLIIAGAWLPAYPEPLQLAMHLGLGEQHIRFLGPVEEHDLPALYASALAFVFPSLYEGFGLPVLEAMACGVPVACSNVSSLPEVAGEAALLFDPHDANAIAAALERLLYDTTLRETLAAQGLAQAARFSWEATAQQTVALYRQTANG, encoded by the coding sequence GTGAAACACCACTACGTGTTGGACGCACGCACAGCAACCAACCACTTTCCCGGCATTGGGCGCTATGTGGCGCACCTCGCGCACGCCCTCGACCGCCTGCTGACGCCCGATGAAGAAATGACGGTGCTCTACCGCCCCAACGCTCCCGCACGTCAGCCGGTCTGCCCACACGCCTGGCAACGCACAACCTGCCTGCCCATCAACACATCGCCGTTCACGCCGCCCCAACAATGGCAAATCCCATCGCTCTTGCATCACCTGCGCGCCACTCTCTACCACAGCCCCTACTACCTCATGCCCTACCGTCCACAACGCCCAACCTTGCTGACTGTGTACGACGTCATCCCCCTGCGCTACCCCTACTACGTCTCATGGCGGGCGCGCTTGCTGTTCCGCCTCATGAAGCGCCTGGCGATTCGCACCGCCGACGCCATCATCGCCATTTCACACGCCACCGCGCGCGACATGCAAACCTTTTTCAACGTGGATCCAACCCGTATGCACGTCATTCCACTCGCCGCCGACCGCCATTTTCGCCCTTTGCCCCCCGAAAAACAGGCCGAAGCCCGCACGCGCATGGGGCTGCCTGCGCGCTACGTGCTCTATGTCGGCTCGAACAAGCCACACAAAAATCTCACGCGGCTTGTCCGTGCGTGGGCAACCCTGCGCCCCCCCGATACCACACTCATTATCGCCGGCGCGTGGCTACCAGCCTACCCGGAACCGCTCCAACTAGCCATGCATTTGGGGCTTGGCGAGCAACACATCCGCTTCCTCGGCCCTGTGGAAGAACACGACCTGCCCGCGCTCTACGCCTCCGCGCTGGCGTTCGTCTTCCCCTCGCTCTACGAAGGCTTTGGGCTCCCCGTGCTTGAAGCCATGGCGTGTGGCGTCCCCGTCGCATGCAGCAACGTCTCAAGCCTGCCCGAAGTCGCCGGCGAGGCCGCCTTGCTCTTCGACCCTCACGACGCCAACGCAATCGCCGCCGCGCTCGAACGCCTCCTGTACGACACAACACTCCGCGAGACGCTGGCGGCGCAAGGGCTGGCGCAAGCCGCACGCTTTTCATGGGAAGCCACCGCCCAACAAACAGTGGCGCTCTACCGCCAAACAGCCAACGGGTGA
- a CDS encoding ammonium transporter: MRKRLITIGLVLTVLLAVWSTPAFAQGGDPDGAATLAADPWAPVNFVWVLLATVLVFFMQAGFALVEAGLTRAKNTVNILTKNLLDFCIAALAFFAFGFALMFGGSGAPGLESGNAFIGTSGFFLLNAAYDVNTILLWLFQMVFAATAATIISGAMAERTKVETYLAYSFLVSALIYPVYGHWVWGGGWLGELGAVDFAGSGVVHAVGGVLALIGAWKLGPRKGRFDAEGRPQTIPAHNVVYVVLGVFILFFGWFGFNAGSTLAATELRISIIAANTALAGVAGGVLVMYVGLMRTGRIDVLATCNGILAGLVAVTAPCAFIAPWAAIVIGAIGGAIMLWATSFTERTLKIDDPVGAFAVHGATGIWGVLSVAIFADGTYGDVAGLVAGSTSLIVPQVVSVVALLAWTGSVGFVLFTLLDKTMGLRVPDEDEEKGLDVSEHGYPAYVSEPQSA, from the coding sequence ATGCGGAAACGTCTCATCACGATCGGACTGGTACTCACGGTGCTCTTGGCGGTCTGGAGCACGCCGGCCTTTGCCCAAGGCGGCGATCCCGACGGTGCGGCGACGCTCGCAGCCGACCCCTGGGCGCCGGTCAACTTTGTGTGGGTGTTGCTGGCGACGGTGTTGGTCTTCTTCATGCAGGCGGGTTTTGCCCTGGTGGAAGCCGGACTGACACGCGCCAAAAACACCGTCAACATTCTGACCAAAAACCTGTTGGATTTCTGTATTGCGGCACTGGCGTTCTTTGCCTTCGGCTTTGCGCTCATGTTTGGCGGTTCGGGTGCGCCGGGGTTGGAATCCGGCAACGCCTTCATTGGCACGTCGGGGTTCTTCCTGCTGAACGCCGCCTATGACGTGAACACGATTTTGCTCTGGCTCTTCCAGATGGTGTTTGCGGCGACTGCGGCAACTATTATTTCCGGCGCGATGGCCGAACGCACGAAGGTTGAAACCTATCTGGCGTACTCGTTCCTCGTGAGCGCGCTCATTTATCCCGTCTATGGTCACTGGGTCTGGGGCGGCGGTTGGCTGGGTGAATTGGGTGCGGTGGACTTTGCGGGGTCTGGTGTGGTGCATGCGGTGGGCGGTGTGTTGGCGCTCATCGGCGCTTGGAAACTGGGACCGCGCAAAGGGCGCTTTGACGCTGAAGGCCGCCCGCAGACGATACCCGCGCATAACGTTGTGTATGTGGTGCTAGGGGTCTTCATCCTCTTCTTCGGCTGGTTCGGTTTCAATGCCGGCAGCACATTGGCAGCGACTGAATTGCGTATCTCGATTATCGCCGCGAATACGGCATTGGCTGGTGTGGCGGGTGGCGTGCTGGTCATGTATGTGGGCTTGATGCGCACCGGACGCATTGATGTACTGGCGACATGCAACGGCATTCTGGCCGGGTTGGTGGCTGTCACAGCGCCGTGCGCCTTCATTGCTCCGTGGGCGGCGATTGTCATCGGGGCTATTGGTGGAGCGATTATGCTCTGGGCGACTTCGTTCACTGAGCGCACGCTCAAAATTGACGACCCTGTGGGCGCATTTGCAGTACACGGCGCAACGGGCATTTGGGGTGTCTTGTCGGTCGCGATTTTTGCGGATGGCACATATGGCGATGTGGCGGGTCTGGTGGCAGGCAGCACCAGCCTCATCGTTCCGCAAGTGGTGAGTGTGGTGGCCTTGCTCGCCTGGACGGGGAGCGTCGGGTTCGTGCTCTTCACCCTGCTGGACAAGACCATGGGCTTGCGTGTCCCCGACGAAGACGAAGAAAAAGGCCTGGATGTGAGTGAGCACGGCTATCCGGCTTACGTCTCTGAACCGCAAAGTGCGTAA